Proteins from one Porites lutea chromosome 3, jaPorLute2.1, whole genome shotgun sequence genomic window:
- the LOC140929679 gene encoding cell adhesion molecule Dscam2-like: MVKQVYLEENFGLFSPKYLLLCFLSCLVIASTHSQACNNRQLFGRDYTGQIECPFTAQIVSWFRDNKPIINGTDDLYQIEERLSNGNIRSKLFFSFVRMQHAGFYTCKANTSHNNTRSCKVQVKVLCPEGYISPISKRVRAKEFSSTSLHCSVLSWSHCWFGPVELTWEYGNSTLQNNTKYTIKKRDKKRECRNRLLEAEFSLEINNLTAGDEGMYFCKMTCDFEEEKQGIQLRVQRPVAQFT, from the exons ATGGTGAAACAAGTATACCTGGAAGAAAATTTTGGGCTCTTTTCCCCGAAATATTTGCTGCTTTGCTTTTTGTCATGCCTCGTTATCGCAA GTACTCATTCACAAGCATGCAACAATCGTCAGTTGTTTGGAAGGGATTATACAGGTCAAATCGAATGTCCCTTTACTGCGCAAATTGTCTCCTGGTTCAGAGATAATAAACCAATTATTAATGGAACGGATGACCTATATCAAATAGAGGAACGGTTAAGCAATGGTAATATTCGTAGCAAGCTTTTCTTCTCCTTTGTCCGCATGCAGCATGCTGGATTCTACACTTGTAAGGCAAATACAAGTCACAACAATACAAGGAGCTGTAAAGTACAAGTTAAAGTTCTCT GTCCCGAGGGCTATATTTCACCAATTTCCAAAAGGGTCAGAGCCAAGGAGTTCTCTTCCACAAGTTTACATTGCTCTGTATTGTCCTGGTCACACTGCTGGTTTGGTCCTGTCGAGTTGACGTGGGAATATGGAAACAGCACCCTCCAAAACAATACTAAGTATACAATTAAGAAGCGTGATAAAAAACGTGAGTGTAGAAATAGACTTCTGGAAGCCGAGTTTTCTCTCGAAATTAACAACCTAACAGCTGGCGATGAGGGAATGTATTTCTGTAAGATGACGTGCgactttgaagaagaaaaacaaggaaTTCAGTTACGTGTTCAACGCCCAGTTGCTCAATTCACCTAG